The region CCGTGCCGCCGACGGGGTCGCTCGTCCACGACTCCATGCTTGTCATGTCGGACACGGCGCCACAACCACTATCCACCGCATTCGTCATGGTCCGGCGCATACTGCATTTCTTTCCCTCTTCCTCTGCTAGCTCTTAACCCTTTATGCTAAGTGCAAGTGCTAGCTCTTAATCATACCCCATACAGACAACCAAATATCATGTAGTTGTGTGCGCCGAGACAATGCAGGTAATCAAACAACGTGCCAAAGTAGATCCCTTAATGCAGGAAGCCCATATGCAGGCAACCACACAATTTATAGATGTTGCGTATGAGGCTGTTTTTCCAAAGCCAGGCTAAATGGAGATGAACATGCAATGCAACTATTGTTGCAAACTGAACCCAAACACGCCCTAGGAGTTGGCTACAGTTGATTATGGTTGGATGCGACAAGATAGCCATCGCGTGCCTGAAGCTGCACGCGCATGCATATGTGTGCGGCATGCGTGCATTGGTTAACATCATTCCTCAAGCGTGCTAGCAATTATATCCAAATAATAATATTATATTTCAGTAATAAGCTTCTGCACATCCCGTACCCGAATATGTTAGTGCTAGTTTTGGAGGAAACAACAACGGGGGTGTAGCTCATATGGTAGAGCGCTCGGTTCGCATGCGAGAGGCACGGGGTTCGATTCCCCGCACCTCCACGTTTTTTTTATCAAATCCCGTATATTTTCATATAGGTATATTTTTGCTAACTGAATAACAAATCATACCCTAGAGGGTGCACAAAATCCGCCACCGGAGCGCGAACACGTATTCTGCAGGCGCAACGGTACTCCATAACCATTCCGTTTTACCAACTAACCCCGGGAAGGATCGCAACCGTCAATTCCCCATCCTACGGTTCACGAGACCCCCGCAACGACGCCAGcggcaccatctcctcccgcaagAAAGCCCACAGGAGAAAGCGACCGAGGAAAACCACCGGGACCaacggagagggagagggggagaggggaacTGGGCAGGACGAAGCTGCCGCCGCCATGGATCGGGAGCTGGAGGAGGCGAACTGCAAGTTCGCGTGGCTCAAGCTCGCCTGCGCGGAGGACGAGCTCGACTCCTGCGCTACCCTGCTCTCGGAGCTCAAGGTATCGACCCACCTCCACACGGCTCGACGTCGTATCCGTCTTTTTTCCCGTGGTGACGAGAAAGGGGGATTCAGTACATTGACGCGTTTGTCCGCTGCATACGCCATGTTTCTGAAATCCGGGGCACTATGGTGGATGCGCATGGTTTATTTGGAGAATTTGGGTGTTCCGCGGCGTAAAGGATGGGGTTTATGAGCGGTTTTGGGCGAGTTTCAGGGAGTTTTCCTTTTCGATTGGAGGATAATTTCGACCAGGGTCTGATCAGGTTTGGGAGATGGATGGGATGGACCGGGAATTCGGGATGCGCTCCCCGTTGGTTCCTGAAATTTCCCGACTGTACTGCTACTGCCTAGGGTTTGACGCGGCTTGCTGGAAATGAGGAGAGGAGTTGGGGCGAgggcttgcagttctggagatgtgCAGATCCAGTTCCACAATAACAATGTCAAACACTGATGTAGGTGCTGGTTTTGGGGCTTCACAGCAGGATGAAGTGATGTGCTTCAGTATTGAATTTCAGGGGTTCACCTAAATTCAGCGTTTATTATCAGGTGACATGTCTCCTCATTTCGTTGATTTCAGGTTCTCCTCACAAAGTTTCCTAGCATGCCACCATCATTTGAGAGGACACCTAATGCAGTTGCGGAGCTGAGACTCGCAAGTAAGCACTTGTTCTTGGAAAAAACTGTGCTCTGTCCTTTATTATGTTGAACCATTTCTATTTTCAGTTAAAGGTGGGATTCTGAACCAATTTAAGAGAAATGCTCCTATACATGGAACCTAAAATGCTGCATATGgacttccatttaatttgaaatgtacTATGTAGCTGAAGGTGTTTTGTGGAATACTCTTGTAAGGATGCATGCATGGAGCTCTGTATGTATGTTCGCTAGTCGTGGACTACAACTGCAATTCTACAAAGCATTCTCCTGAAGAGAATATTGTTGTCACTCATAAATGTTCTTTACACCATTTGAGAAAGCCCTGTTCACGTTTTCCTTGATGCTACATTTTTTAATTGCAATCTGCCATTTTGCAAGTGTGTAGTAGACTAACTGTCCTATTGTAAAACTGCTGGCTACATTTTTGCACTGCAATTTATCATTTCACCATATGGACTTTTGTTTAATTTGAAATGTACTATGCAGATGAAGGTGTTTTTTGGATACTCTTTTAAGGATGTATATATGGAGCTCTGTATGTATGTTCTGCAGTTCTACAAAGCATTCTTCTGAAGAGAATATTGTTGTTACTCACAAAAGTTCTTTGCACCATTCGAGAAAGCCATGTCCGCGTTTTCCTTGATGCTACATTTTTAATTGGAATCTACCATTTTGCAAGCGTGTAGTGGACTAACTGTCCTACTGTGAGACTGTTGGCTACATATTTTGCATTGCAATTTACCATTTCACTAAAAGCTGCAATTCCAGAAGGCATTTTTTATgctacaacaccaactcctctaagACTGTTGGCTATACTTCTGCATTGCAGTTTACCATTTTGCAATCTACGTTTTGTATAAATTAGCTGTGGTGACTGATCATGAAATTTTCAGGGGCCATATACGAGTTTGCTGTTATCTTCAGCATCAAAGTTAAGGACCAAGATGCATTTGAGAGGAACTTCTTCCAACTAAAAGTTTTCTACATGGATACAAGGTTTGTTTTCTACTTAAGCACATTTTGGTCCTACTTACTGCATAGATCCATCCTATGTAGTTGTGCACGTAAATTTTCTTATTTTCTTGTGCCAACACAattatgtttttcctaaaaaacAATTGACATTTCAAACATCCAGATCGTGGACATGCACTTCCTTGATACAATCTATTTGATTCTGGTGGAAGTTGTGACCATTAACCTTTTGTTTAATCACTATTCAGTACCTTAGCATTCTATTCCTCACAGCACCTGTGAGGAATGGCAGGTGTCAGCAGGACACCCTTGATATAAGTAACCAAAATGCAATTATTTATTAAGATTTTCTCGTTCAGCAGTCAGCACATGGTCTCATTGTTTGTCATTTGTCAAGTCGACATTTTGAGGAATGGGGATACGTTTATGAATTGTCTTAATCTGTGCCACCTCCTGGAATTTTAGCAGCACAATTATCTTGTGGCTAAAAGATGCGGCTGATCATTTCCACATTAGATATCCTATCCTGGAGCACTGTATTTCTGAACTTATGTTTGCCGAGTGCTATTGATATTGTGTTTGCTTTTGTGATTGTTCATCAGAGGCATACTCCCACCATCACCAGAAGAATATCGAATTTTGGGGCTTAATCTTATGAGGCTGTTGGCTGAGAACAGAGTAGCTGAATTCCACACTGAGCTGGAACTTCTGCCCCCGAGAGCCCTAGACCATCCTTGCATCAAATATGCAGTGGAGCTTGAGCAATCCTTTATGGAAGGTACCTACAACCGATTAACTGATGGTCGACAAGCTGTGCCACATGAGACATACCTCTACTTCATGGACCTTCTTGCTGAAACTGTTAGGTGAACGAATTTACATTATGTTTTCTATGTTTGCTCATGTGGTGAAGTTCCTGATTGTGTTCTCTACGTCTTCTTTTGCAGAGATGAGATAGCTGATTGCAGTGGTCAGGCATACGATCACTTGCCAGTGGATGATACCAGAAAAATGCTGATGTTTTCCTCTGAGCAAAAGCTTCTGGAGTACATATCAGAGGTAACTGTTAATTTGATAGTTTCT is a window of Triticum dicoccoides isolate Atlit2015 ecotype Zavitan chromosome 2B, WEW_v2.0, whole genome shotgun sequence DNA encoding:
- the LOC119365408 gene encoding 26S proteasome non-ATPase regulatory subunit 8 homolog A-like; this translates as MDRELEEANCKFAWLKLACAEDELDSCATLLSELKVLLTKFPSMPPSFERTPNAVAELRLARAIYEFAVIFSIKVKDQDAFERNFFQLKVFYMDTRGILPPSPEEYRILGLNLMRLLAENRVAEFHTELELLPPRALDHPCIKYAVELEQSFMEGTYNRLTDGRQAVPHETYLYFMDLLAETVRDEIADCSGQAYDHLPVDDTRKMLMFSSEQKLLEYISEIQHEWEVQNHSVLFHMAKVQPRVGIQAHQMIKRSLCYARELERIV